One stretch of Qipengyuania gelatinilytica DNA includes these proteins:
- the phoB gene encoding phosphate regulon transcriptional regulator PhoB, translating to MQAGKLLLVEDDPALSELLEYRFSNEGYDVRTTADGDEALLLASEELPDLVILDWMIEGTSGIEVCRRLRRDKSTSHVPIIMLTAREAEDDRIRGLETGADDYLTKPFSPRELLARVAAVMRRIRPVLAGESIEVGDLALDPVAHKVSRKGQTMKLGPTEYRLLKFFMESPGRVFSRNQLLDGVWGTESDIELRTVDVHIRRLRKAIEIEGARDPVRTVRSAGYSLEAVGQ from the coding sequence GTGCAGGCTGGCAAGCTACTTCTCGTTGAGGACGATCCCGCCCTCTCCGAACTTCTCGAATACCGCTTCTCGAACGAGGGCTACGACGTCCGCACGACTGCGGATGGCGACGAGGCCCTCTTGCTTGCGAGCGAGGAACTGCCCGACCTCGTAATCCTCGACTGGATGATCGAGGGGACTAGCGGCATCGAGGTTTGTCGCCGCCTGCGCCGCGACAAGTCGACCTCGCATGTTCCCATCATCATGCTGACCGCACGCGAGGCCGAGGACGACCGCATCCGTGGCCTTGAAACTGGCGCGGACGACTACCTGACCAAGCCCTTCTCGCCCCGCGAACTGCTGGCCCGCGTCGCCGCTGTCATGCGCCGTATCCGGCCGGTGCTGGCAGGGGAAAGCATCGAGGTCGGCGATCTCGCACTCGACCCCGTGGCTCATAAGGTGAGCCGTAAAGGCCAGACGATGAAGCTTGGCCCGACCGAATACCGGCTTCTCAAGTTCTTCATGGAAAGTCCCGGTCGCGTGTTCAGCCGCAACCAACTGCTCGACGGCGTGTGGGGTACGGAAAGCGATATCGAACTGAGAACGGTCGATGTCCATATTCGCCGGCTGCGCAAGGCGATCGAGATAGAGGGGGCACGCGATCCCGTACGCACCGTCCGCAGCGCAGGGTATTCGCTGGAAGCGGTCGGACAGTAG
- the phoU gene encoding phosphate signaling complex protein PhoU translates to MNEHTVKAFDEDITRLRGLIAEMGGLAEVAIQEALDALVKGDDVLAKKVVKGDKKIDALESEIDKLAVRIIALRAPMADDLREVIAALKIAGVVERIGDYSKNIAKASREIGDNRKQFEPLTLLPAMAEVASEMVHDVLTAYAARDPELAREVIAADEKVDAFYNSIFRNLVSHMVENPATISSAAQLLFVARNLERIGDHATNVAEMVHFAATGTYPPDEDG, encoded by the coding sequence ATGAACGAACATACCGTAAAAGCCTTCGACGAAGACATTACCCGCCTGCGCGGCCTGATCGCGGAAATGGGCGGGCTCGCCGAGGTCGCAATCCAGGAAGCGCTCGATGCTCTCGTGAAGGGCGACGACGTGCTGGCGAAGAAAGTCGTCAAGGGCGACAAGAAGATCGACGCTCTCGAAAGCGAGATCGACAAGCTCGCAGTTCGCATCATCGCGCTGCGTGCGCCGATGGCAGACGATCTGCGCGAAGTCATCGCTGCGCTGAAGATCGCCGGCGTTGTCGAACGCATCGGCGACTATTCGAAGAACATCGCCAAGGCGAGCCGCGAGATCGGCGACAATCGCAAGCAGTTCGAACCGCTCACGCTGCTTCCGGCCATGGCCGAAGTCGCCAGCGAAATGGTCCACGATGTACTGACCGCCTATGCTGCCCGCGATCCCGAGTTGGCGCGCGAAGTGATCGCTGCCGACGAGAAGGTGGATGCTTTCTACAATTCGATCTTCCGCAACCTCGTCAGCCACATGGTCGAGAACCCGGCAACCATCTCCAGCGCGGCGCAATTGCTGTTTGTCGCCCGCAACCTCGAACGGATCGGCGACCACGCCACCAACGTTGCGGAAATGGTCCACTTCGCTGCGACCGGCACCTATCCGCCCGACGAGGACGGCTGA
- the pstB gene encoding phosphate ABC transporter ATP-binding protein PstB produces MVTVVHENLENTDAKMSARDVSVFYGDKKAIDNVSIDIPTEYVTAFIGPSGCGKSTFLRSLNRMNDTIPSARVEGQIMLDGEDIHSPNLDVVQLRARVGMVFQKPNPFPKSIYENIAYGPKIHGLAEGKDELDAVVEKSLRRAGLWEEVKDRLQDSGTALSGGQQQRLCIARAIAVDPEVILMDEPCSALDPIATAKIEELIDELNGRYAIVIVTHSMQQAARVSQRTAFFHLGKMVEYGRTSDIFTNPIEQRTQDYITGRYG; encoded by the coding sequence ATGGTGACTGTAGTTCACGAAAACCTTGAGAACACCGACGCCAAGATGAGTGCGCGGGACGTTTCCGTATTCTACGGAGACAAGAAGGCGATCGACAATGTCTCGATCGACATCCCGACCGAATACGTCACGGCGTTCATCGGCCCTTCGGGCTGCGGCAAGTCGACCTTCCTGCGTTCGCTCAATCGCATGAACGACACGATCCCCTCGGCCCGCGTCGAGGGCCAGATCATGCTCGACGGCGAAGACATTCACAGTCCGAACCTCGACGTGGTGCAGCTGCGCGCGCGTGTCGGCATGGTGTTCCAGAAGCCAAACCCGTTCCCGAAGTCGATCTACGAGAACATCGCCTACGGTCCCAAGATCCACGGTCTTGCCGAGGGCAAGGACGAGCTTGATGCCGTGGTCGAAAAGTCGCTCCGCCGCGCGGGCCTGTGGGAAGAAGTGAAGGATCGCCTGCAGGACAGCGGCACCGCCCTGTCAGGCGGCCAGCAGCAGCGCCTGTGCATCGCGCGCGCCATTGCGGTCGATCCGGAAGTCATCCTGATGGACGAGCCCTGCTCGGCACTCGACCCGATCGCCACCGCGAAAATCGAGGAGCTGATCGACGAGCTGAACGGCCGCTATGCTATCGTCATCGTCACCCACTCGATGCAGCAGGCTGCCCGCGTCAGCCAGCGCACGGCGTTCTTCCACCTCGGAAAGATGGTGGAATATGGCCGGACATCTGACATATTCACCAATCCGATCGAACAGCGGACTCAGGATTACATCACGGGCCGTTACGGGTAA
- the pstA gene encoding phosphate ABC transporter permease PstA — MNEQIAPTRTPAFEARLKKRYAAEKRFKALGLSAIVFSIAVLIYLLGSMTINGIGGFQRAEMEVPIDFTQAAISVDPQAIEDGTAVQALQAQGLPEVVQYYAVEALGEEGAEELGTQAWRDVAAAIAEDPGLVQRQATFWLPASADLAAGYDGEGSQDMQELASTLASQGKLDEKFDAGFFTRADATNPQQVGIWGALKGSILTMIVTLMLAFPIGVLAALYLEEYAPKNRWTDLIELSINNLAAVPSIIFGLLGLAVFLAIFPSYRSAPLIGGMTLALMTMPVIVIAGRNAIKAVPPSIRDGALAIGASPVQVVFHHVLPLALPGILTGTIIGMARALGETAPLLMIGMRAFVASPPDSFTSPATVLPMQIFLWSDEIDRGFVERTSAAIIVLLAFLLMMNGLAIYLRNKFEKKW; from the coding sequence ATGAATGAGCAAATCGCCCCCACACGCACCCCGGCGTTCGAAGCACGCCTGAAGAAGCGTTACGCCGCCGAAAAGCGGTTCAAGGCCCTCGGCCTGTCGGCCATCGTGTTCTCGATCGCCGTGCTGATCTACCTGCTCGGGTCGATGACCATCAACGGCATCGGCGGTTTCCAGCGTGCAGAGATGGAAGTGCCGATCGACTTCACCCAGGCAGCAATCTCGGTCGACCCGCAGGCGATCGAGGATGGTACTGCCGTCCAGGCGCTGCAGGCGCAGGGCCTTCCGGAAGTCGTTCAGTATTACGCGGTCGAAGCGCTTGGCGAAGAAGGCGCAGAGGAACTCGGCACCCAGGCCTGGCGCGATGTCGCTGCCGCGATCGCCGAAGATCCGGGCCTCGTCCAGAGGCAGGCCACCTTCTGGCTTCCGGCCAGCGCAGACCTTGCCGCCGGCTATGACGGCGAAGGCTCGCAGGACATGCAGGAACTCGCCTCGACCCTTGCGAGCCAGGGCAAGCTGGACGAGAAGTTCGACGCCGGCTTCTTCACCCGCGCCGACGCCACCAACCCGCAGCAGGTCGGTATCTGGGGTGCGCTCAAGGGCTCGATCCTGACCATGATCGTGACCCTCATGCTCGCCTTCCCCATCGGCGTGCTGGCGGCCCTCTACCTGGAAGAATACGCGCCGAAGAACCGCTGGACCGACCTGATCGAACTGTCGATCAACAACCTTGCGGCGGTGCCTTCGATCATTTTCGGCCTGCTCGGTCTTGCAGTCTTCCTGGCGATTTTCCCGAGTTACCGTTCGGCCCCGCTGATCGGCGGCATGACGCTGGCCCTGATGACCATGCCGGTCATCGTTATCGCCGGTCGCAACGCCATCAAGGCAGTGCCGCCGAGCATTCGCGACGGTGCCCTCGCAATCGGGGCATCGCCGGTCCAGGTGGTCTTCCACCACGTGCTTCCGCTGGCGCTGCCCGGTATCCTGACCGGCACCATCATCGGCATGGCCCGCGCGCTGGGTGAAACCGCGCCCCTGTTGATGATCGGCATGCGCGCCTTCGTCGCATCGCCGCCCGACAGCTTCACCTCCCCCGCCACGGTTCTGCCGATGCAGATCTTCCTGTGGTCCGATGAAATCGACCGCGGCTTCGTGGAACGCACGAGTGCGGCTATCATCGTGCTCTTGGCCTTCCTCCTCATGATGAATGGCCTCGCCATCTACCTGCGCAACAAGTTCGAGAAAAAATGGTGA
- the pstC gene encoding phosphate ABC transporter permease subunit PstC, whose translation MSPTLLLLLALGLGLAGWLAARARAWTFRRASTSGRLASLPSYHAWYVALWIVLPVLAFVAIWSATAPGLVTQSVLASPAADQLPAFGFQRQTILNEARAVATGASQAVFNPLAREFVEPYREAISRYNWIGIIVTLLIAFLGGAYSFLRLKPDFAARNRVEKIVMAILLGASLVAILTTIGIFASLVFETVRFFGMVSPIDFLFGTHWAPDPMANAANPDPTRYGAIPLFWGTLFIGAIIAMIVAIPLGLMSAIYLTQYANPKVRAWVKPALEILAGVPTVVYGYFAALTIAPAIRDFAVSLGIANASSESALAAGLIMGVMIIPFVSSMADDSIAAVPQAMRDGSLAMGATTNETIRRVIIPAALPGIVAGIMLAISRAIGETMIVVMAASTAANLSANPLESMTTVTVQIVAMLTGEGSFDHPATLSAFALGFVLFMVTLALNFIALRVVKRFREAYE comes from the coding sequence ATGTCGCCGACCCTCCTGCTTCTCCTGGCCCTCGGGCTCGGGCTCGCCGGTTGGTTGGCGGCTCGTGCGCGTGCATGGACCTTCAGGCGCGCCAGCACCTCCGGGCGGCTGGCGAGCCTTCCCAGCTACCACGCATGGTACGTGGCACTGTGGATCGTACTTCCAGTGCTTGCCTTTGTCGCGATCTGGAGCGCAACTGCGCCCGGTCTCGTGACCCAGTCGGTACTTGCATCGCCTGCGGCCGACCAGCTGCCCGCATTCGGATTCCAGCGTCAGACCATCCTCAACGAAGCCCGGGCAGTCGCCACCGGCGCATCGCAGGCCGTTTTCAATCCGCTCGCCCGTGAATTCGTCGAGCCGTATCGCGAAGCCATTTCGCGCTACAACTGGATCGGCATCATCGTCACGCTGCTGATCGCTTTCCTGGGCGGCGCGTACTCGTTCCTGCGACTCAAGCCCGATTTCGCGGCCCGCAACCGTGTCGAAAAGATCGTCATGGCGATCCTGCTCGGCGCATCGCTCGTCGCCATTCTTACCACGATCGGAATTTTCGCGAGCCTCGTGTTCGAGACCGTCCGCTTCTTCGGCATGGTCAGCCCGATCGACTTCCTGTTCGGCACGCACTGGGCACCGGACCCGATGGCGAATGCGGCGAACCCCGACCCCACCCGCTACGGCGCGATCCCGCTGTTCTGGGGGACGCTGTTCATCGGTGCTATCATCGCCATGATCGTGGCAATTCCGCTTGGCCTGATGAGCGCGATCTACCTTACCCAGTATGCCAATCCCAAGGTCCGCGCCTGGGTGAAACCTGCGCTGGAAATCCTCGCGGGTGTCCCGACAGTCGTTTACGGTTACTTTGCGGCCCTGACGATCGCACCCGCCATCCGCGACTTCGCGGTTTCGCTGGGTATCGCCAACGCCTCGAGCGAGAGCGCGCTTGCTGCCGGTCTCATCATGGGCGTGATGATTATTCCCTTCGTCTCCTCGATGGCGGACGACAGCATCGCAGCCGTTCCGCAGGCGATGCGCGATGGCAGCCTTGCCATGGGCGCGACCACCAACGAGACGATCCGCCGCGTCATCATTCCTGCCGCCCTCCCCGGCATCGTTGCCGGCATCATGCTCGCGATCAGTCGCGCAATCGGTGAAACCATGATCGTCGTCATGGCCGCATCGACCGCTGCCAACCTGAGCGCGAACCCGCTCGAATCCATGACCACCGTGACGGTCCAGATCGTCGCCATGCTGACCGGTGAAGGCAGCTTCGATCATCCGGCCACGCTGAGCGCCTTCGCGCTGGGCTTCGTGCTCTTCATGGTCACCCTCGCCCTGAATTTCATCGCCCTGCGCGTCGTGAAGAGGTTCCGCGAAGCTTATGAATGA